AAGACCCTGCACCCCCGCGTGCACGCGGGCATCCTCGCGGACCTGCGCCTGGAGGACCACCGCCGCCAGCTCGCCGAGCTGGAGGTCGAGCCCTTCGACCTGGTGATCGTCAACCTCTACCCCTTCCGCGAGACCGTCGCCTCCGGCGCGAGCCCCGACGAGTGCGTCGAGCAGATCGACATCGGCGGCCCCTCGATGGTCCGCGCGGCCGCCAAGAACCACCCGTCGGTGGCCGTGGTGACCAGCCCCGAGCGCTACGCCGACGTCCTCACCGCGGCGCAGGGCGGCGGGTTCGACCTGACCGCGCGCAAGCGGCTGGCGGCCGAGGCCTTCCAGCACACCGCCGCCTACGACGTCGCCGTGGCCTCCTGGTTCACGAATGCGTACGCTCCCGAAGAGGGCGCCGTGCTCCCCGAGTTCCTGGCCGGCGCCTGGGACCGCAAGGCGAGCCTGCGCTACGGCGAGAACCCGCACCAGGCCGCCGCGCTGTACACGGACGGCCAGCCGGGCGGGCTCGCCAACGCCGAGCAGCTGCACGGCAAGGAGATGTCCTTCAACAACTACGTCGACACGGAGGCCGCCCGCCGGGCCGCCCACGACCACGACGAGCCCTGTGTCGCGATCATCAAGCACGCCAACCCGTGCGGCATCGCGGTCGGTGCGGACGTCGCCGAGGCGCACCGCAAGGCGCACGCCTGCGACCCGCTGTCGGCCTTCGGCGGCGTCATCGCCGTCAACCGTCCGGTGACCGTCGCGCTCGCCGAGCAGGTCGCGGAGATCTTCACCGAGGTCATCGCCGCCCCGGCGTACGAGGACGGCGCCCTGGAGGTCCTCGCCAAGAAGAAGAACATCCGCGTCCTGAAGGTGGACGGCGACCCGCACCAGCCGGGCGACCTCAAGCCGATCAGCGGCGGTGCGCTGCTCCAGCACTCGGACCTCTTCCAGGCCGAGGGCGACGACCCGGCGAACTGGACGCTCGCCACCGGTGACGCCCTCTCGGCGACCGAACTCGCCGAGCTGGCCTTCGCCTGGAAGGCCTGCCGCGCCGTCAAGTCCAACGCGATCCTGCTGGCCAAGGACGGTGCCTCGGTCGGCGTCGGCATGGGCCAGGTCAACCGCGTCGACTCCGCGAAACTCGCCGTCGAGCGGGCGGGCGCCGAGCGCGCGCAGGGCGCGTACGCCGCTTCGGACGCCTTCTTCCCGTTCCCGGACGGGCTGGAGATCCTGACCGCCGCGGGCATCAAGGCCGTGGTGCAGCCGGGCGGTTCGGTCCGTGACGAGCAGGTCATCGAGGCGGCGCAGAAGGCGGGCGTCACGATGTACTTCACCGGGACGCGCCACTTCTTCCACTGATCCCGGACCGGTTCCTCACACGGCGAAGGCCGCGACCCGCATGCGCTGCGGGTCGCGGCCTTCGCCGTCTGCTGTGTGCCTACGCGGCTCAGAAACGCGGGCGCTTGAACCAGGCGGCGCCGGAGCTGCCGACCACCGAGGCGAGGATGATGCCGCCGAGGGCCAGGCCGACGATCCCGCCGAAGGCGCCGGGCGCGGCACCGTTGGATCCGATGTTGGCGAAGTTGGCGAGGCTGCCCAGCAGGGAGATCGAGGCGTAGACGATCGTCGTGACCCGGATGCCGTTGCCACCCTTGGCGAACTTAACGCCCAGGAAGATGGACAGGGCGGCCATCGCGAGGAACAGGACACCGATGAAGACGAGCACGCCGCCCACCATGCCGCCCGCGGTGCTGGTCGAGCTGCTGCTGCTCGAAGAGCTGACGCTCGTCACCGCGGCGCCGCCGATGGCCATGCCGATGCCGCCGATGATCTGGAGGCCGCCGATGATGAAGAGCAGGACGCGCGAGGTCTTCAGAAGGCCCGGCATCTGCATGGGCGCACCCGGGTATCCGCCCGGGTAACCGGCGGGGGCACCCTGCTGCGGGTAGCCGTATCCGGGCTGGCCCTGCGGCGGGATGCCCTGCGGGGCCTGCTGCGGGTAGCCGTAACCGGGCTGGCCCTGCGGTGCCTGGGGCTGCTGTCCGTACGGGTTGTTCGGGTCGCCGAAACTCATCTTGAGGTGTTCCTCCGTGGAAGTGCGGGGACGCACGGCACGCACGGAGGAACTCTGCAACTTGCGGTACGCCCCCCGGCACTGCCCGCGGCACTCTTTGCCCTGCATCGTCGTCGGACTGGCCTGGACTTGTCCAGTTGGTTCCCGCGAGCCCCGTAACTTGTTGTGCAAGTGCAATGAACCGGGCGGCCAGGTGAGCGGCTTGACGGATCCTGAGTGGAACCGGGGGCGGTCCATCCGGGAGGATGGGGCCATGACCGCCCAGATTCTCGATGGCAAGGCCACCGCGTCCGCGATCAAGTCCGAACTGACG
This is a stretch of genomic DNA from Streptomyces sp. NBC_00536. It encodes these proteins:
- the purH gene encoding bifunctional phosphoribosylaminoimidazolecarboxamide formyltransferase/IMP cyclohydrolase, with protein sequence MTAVETAESNDPVTTQRPIRRALVSVYDKTGLEELARGLHEAGVTLVSTGSTASKIAAAGVPVTKVEELTGFPECLDGRVKTLHPRVHAGILADLRLEDHRRQLAELEVEPFDLVIVNLYPFRETVASGASPDECVEQIDIGGPSMVRAAAKNHPSVAVVTSPERYADVLTAAQGGGFDLTARKRLAAEAFQHTAAYDVAVASWFTNAYAPEEGAVLPEFLAGAWDRKASLRYGENPHQAAALYTDGQPGGLANAEQLHGKEMSFNNYVDTEAARRAAHDHDEPCVAIIKHANPCGIAVGADVAEAHRKAHACDPLSAFGGVIAVNRPVTVALAEQVAEIFTEVIAAPAYEDGALEVLAKKKNIRVLKVDGDPHQPGDLKPISGGALLQHSDLFQAEGDDPANWTLATGDALSATELAELAFAWKACRAVKSNAILLAKDGASVGVGMGQVNRVDSAKLAVERAGAERAQGAYAASDAFFPFPDGLEILTAAGIKAVVQPGGSVRDEQVIEAAQKAGVTMYFTGTRHFFH